A genomic region of Populus nigra chromosome 11, ddPopNigr1.1, whole genome shotgun sequence contains the following coding sequences:
- the LOC133667899 gene encoding disease resistance protein RPV1-like isoform X2 encodes MVVFFLFLNYFLFVYIWRFIIRSRHVSPSPSTPSTLTTAQPQVIKYDVFLSFRGEDTRVGFTSHLHAALERKQILTFVDYQLVRGDEISASLLRTIEEAKLSVIVFSENYASSEWCLEELAKINFERKKNNRQIVIPVFYQVDPSHVRYQTGSFGDAFARLIQIQALTMDKEQSFTEALTDVANLAGCTLLGNSELESEFIERIVGDVSNKLQAMSSSHITSPFGIDVRVSKVESLLDMESLNVLIVGIWGMGGIGKTTIAEAVSNKVRSRFDGFFFANFRQEIKARPMADLQRRFLSQLLGQEILEIGSLSFRDTRVGDRLCRKKVFIVLDDVDDLGEWEDLLNGRNSSFGSGSKILITSRDKQVLNNIVDETYEVKGLNYEDAIQLFSSKALNSCIPTIDQRRLIEQIARHVQGNPLALKVLGSSFYGKRIEEWHSALSKLAQDTRIEKALRISYDGLDSEQKSIFLDIAHFFRGWRQDKATRILDCLYGRSVIFDKNLLINKCLISTAADCFYRDNIEMHDLLQEMAFNIVRAESEFPGERSRLCHPPDVVHVLEENKGTQKIKGISLDTSMLARHIHLKSDAFAMMDGLRFLNLYRGGSSQEYKMQLPPTELRYLRWDGFPSKSLPPSFRAEHLVELDLCGSKLVTLWTGVKDVGNLRKINLSGSPYLTGLPDLSMAKNLECCNLTSCLFSLAFQN; translated from the exons ATGGTggtatttttcttgtttctcaattactttttgtttgtttatatctGGAGATTCATCATACGAAGCCGCCATGTTTCTCCATCGCCATCTACTCCTTCCACCTTAACCACCGCCCAGCCACAAGTAATTAAATATGATGTCTTCCTTAGTTTCAGGGGAGAAGACACTCGTGTTGGTTTTACCAGCCACCTCCATGCTGCTTTGGAACGGAAACAAATCCTAACTTTCGTAGATTATCAGCTTGTGAGAGGAGATGAGATATCGGCATCACTTCTGAGAACAATTGAAGAGGCCAAGCTTtctgtgattgttttttctgaAAACTATGCATCTTCCGAATGGTGCTTGGAGGAGCTTGCAAAGATTAATTTTGagcgtaaaaaaaataatagacagATAGTTATTCCAGTATTCTACCAGGTGGATCCATCCCATGTAAGATATCAAACAGGAAGCTTTGGAGATGCATTTGCTAGATTGATACAGATCCAAGCTTTGACGATGGACAAAGAGCAGAGCTTCACAGAGGCTTTGACGGATGTAGCCAATCTAGCTGGATGTACCTTATTAGGGAATTCTGA GCTGGAGTCTGAATTTATTGAGAGAATCGTTGGAGATGTTTCGAACAAATTGCAAGCCATGTCTTCAAGTCACATTACGAGTCCATTTGGAATTGATGTTCGTGTTAGCAAAGTTGAGTCTTTGTTAGATATGGAGTCTCTAAATGTTCTCATTGTAGGGATATGGGGAATGGGTGGTATCGGTAAGACAACAATTGCTGAAGCTGTGTCCAACAAGGTTCGTTCTCGATTTGATGGATTCTTTTTTGCAAACTTCAGGCAAGAAATAAAAGCACGTCCCATGGCTGATTTGCAAAGAAGATTTCTGTCACAGCTGCTTGGCCAAGAAATTCTGGAAATTGGCTCCTTGAGTTTTCGAGATACTCGTGTGGGGGATAGACTTTGTCGTAAAAAGGTTTTTATTGTTCTAGATGATGTGGATGATTTGGGAGAATGGGAAGATTTGCTTAATGGACGAAACAGTTCATTTGGTTCGGGCAGTAAAATTCTCATAACAAGTAGGGACAAGCAAGTACTCAATAATATAGTTGATGAGACATATGAGGTTAAGGGGTTGAACTATGAAGACGCTATTCAACTCTTTAGCTCAAAAGCCTTGAATAGTTGCATCCCCACAATTGATCAAAGACGCTTGATAGAACAGATTGCAAGGCATGTACAAGGCAATCCGTTGGCTCTTAAAGTTTTGGGTTCCTCTTTCTATGGTAAAAGAATCGAAGAATGGCACAGTGCATTGAGTAAACTAGCTCAGGACACTCGAATCGAAAAGGCGTTGAGAATTAGTTACGATGGGTTGGATTCAGAACAAAAATCCATATTTCTTGACATAGCACATTTCTTCAGAGGATGGCGGCAAGACAAAGCAACAAGAATATTAGATTGCCTTTATGGTCGGTCTGTGATTTTCGATAAAAACTTGCTCATTAATAAGTGTCTCATAAGTACTGCAGCTGATTGCTTTTATCGTGACAACATAGAAATGCATGATTTACTACAAGAAATGGCATTTAACATTGTTCGTGCAGAATCTGAGTTTCCTGGCGAGCGTAGCAGGTTATGTCATCCTCCTGACGTCGTTCATGTATTGGAGGAAAATAAG ggaactcaaaaaattaaaggcatATCTTTGGACACGTCCATGTTAGCGAGACATATACACTTGAAATCTGATGCCTTCGCAATGATGGATGGTCTTAGATTTCTCAATTTGTATCGCGGTGGTTCCTCCCAAGAATATAAAATGCAGCTTCCTCCTACTGAGCTGAGATATTTGCGATGGGATGGATTCCCTTCGAAATCCTTGCCCCCATCTTTTCGTGCTGAACACCTTGTCGAGCTTGACCTATGCGGAAGCAAGCTTGTAACACTTTGGACCGGAGTAAAG GATGTTggtaatttaagaaaaattaacctATCTGGCTCTCCATATTTAACGGGATTGCCAGATCTATCAATGGCCAAAAATTTAGAGTGCTGTAATCTTACGTCCTGTTTGTTTTCGCTCgcgtttcaaaattaa
- the LOC133667905 gene encoding disease resistance protein RPP2B-like codes for MISLTCLCLDGTPIKALLELPPSLQFLHAHDCASLETVTPINIDRSWDALYFTNCFKLDQKPLVAAMHLKIQSGEEIRYDKIRMVLPGSEIPEWFGEKGIGSSLTIQLPSNCRQLKGIAFCLVFLLPIPSNNDFSLVDVYFENHVKSKNGENDEDVLASRKRFSLLHHLVSCGSDHMILHYDPGLGNHFRKYSGNEVTFKFYHDVDSRRALALKSWGVYLHFDENLPADKSSEEN; via the exons ATGATATCTTTGACATGTCTATGTTTAGATGGAACGCCTATTAAAGCGTTACTTGAGCTCCCCCCTTCGCTGCAGTTTCTACATGCACATGACTGTGCATCACTAGAAACCGTGACACCAATCAATATCGATAGATCATGGGATGCATTGTATTTTACAAATTGCTTCAAATTGGATCAGAAACCGCTGGTAGCAGCAATGCATTTGAAAATTCAG TCCGGAGAGGAGATCCGATATGACAAAATTCGAATGGTTCTACCGGGGAgtgaaattccagaatggtTCGGTGAGAAAGGAATTGGATCTTCACTCACCATACAGTTGCCCTCAAATTGTCGTCAGCTCAAGGGAATTGCTTTCTGCCTTGTCTTTCTACTCCCTATTCCCTCCAATAATGATTTTTCTCTTGTTGATGTATATTTTGAGAACCATGTTAAGAGTAAAAACGGTGAAAATGACGAAGACGTCTTAGCTTCCCGGAAAAGATTCTCTCTATTACATCACTTGGTGTCATGTGGCTCAGATCACATGATTCTACACTACGATCCGGGATTGGGAAATCATTTTCGTAAATATTCTGGCAATGAAGTGACATTTAAATTCTACCATGATGTGGATAGCCGAAGGGCTTTGGCGTTGAAAAGCTGGGGGGTGTATCTGCACTTTGATGAAAATCTACCTGCGGACAAAAGTTCAGAAGAAAATTGA
- the LOC133667899 gene encoding disease resistance protein RPV1-like isoform X1, which yields MPFPTISHINNEQDRKFPGIQHLFSLSYFRSLPADLPCHQSLLLFLRLFLHKTTAVFFLFLSIFLFVYIWRFIIRNHHISPSPSTPSTLTTAQPQGMKYDVFLSFRGEDTRFDFTSHLYAALKRKQILTFIDYQLVRGDEISASLLRTIEEAKLSVIVLSENYASSKWCLEELAKIFERRKNNGQIVIPVFYKVDPSHVRNQVGSFGDAFATLIKKKALTMDKEQSFRDALKDTATLSGWTLGNSELESEFIERIVGDVSNKLQAMSSSHITSPFGIDVRVSKVESLLDMESLNVLIVGIWGMGGIGKTTIAEAVSNKVRSRFDGFFFANFRQEIKARPMADLQRRFLSQLLGQEILEIGSLSFRDTRVGDRLCRKKVFIVLDDVDDLGEWEDLLNGRNSSFGSGSKILITSRDKQVLNNIVDETYEVKGLNYEDAIQLFSSKALNSCIPTIDQRRLIEQIARHVQGNPLALKVLGSSFYGKRIEEWHSALSKLAQDTRIEKALRISYDGLDSEQKSIFLDIAHFFRGWRQDKATRILDCLYGRSVIFDKNLLINKCLISTAADCFYRDNIEMHDLLQEMAFNIVRAESEFPGERSRLCHPPDVVHVLEENKGTQKIKGISLDTSMLARHIHLKSDAFAMMDGLRFLNLYRGGSSQEYKMQLPPTELRYLRWDGFPSKSLPPSFRAEHLVELDLCGSKLVTLWTGVKDVGNLRKINLSGSPYLTGLPDLSMAKNLECCNLTSCLFSLAFQN from the exons ATGCCCTTTCCTACCATATCACATATAAACAATGAACAAGACCGGAAATTTCCAGGAattcaacatcttttttctttgagttACTTCCGTTCTCTCCCTGCAGACTTACCCTGCCACCAGAGTCTACTCTTGTTTCTTCGACTGTTTCTCCACAAAACAACGGCggtgtttttcttgtttctctctatctttttgtttgtttatatctGGAGATTCATCATACGAAACCATCATATATCTCCATCGCCATCTACTCCTTCCACCTTAACCACCGCCCAGCCACAAGGAATGAAATATGATGTCTTCCTTAGTTTCAGAGGAGAAGACACTCGTTTTGATTTTACCAGCCACCTCTATGCCGCTTTGAAACGGAAACAAATCCTCACTTTCATAGATTATCAGCTTGTGAGAGGAGATGAGATCTCGGCATCACTTCTGAGAACAATTGAAGAGGCCAAGCTTTCTGTGATTGTTCTTTCTGAAAACTATGCATCTTCCAAGTGGTGCTTGGAGGAGCTTGCAAAGATTTTTGAGCGTAGAAAAAATAATGGACAGATAGTTATTCCGGTATTCTACAAGGTGGATCCATCCCATGTAAGAAATCAAGTAGGAAGCTTTGGGGATGCATTTGCTACACTTATAAAGAAGAAAGCTTTGACGATGGACAAAGAGCAGAGCTTCAGAGACGCTTTGAAGGATACAGCCACTCTATCTGGATGGACCTTAGGGAATTCTGA GCTGGAGTCTGAATTTATTGAGAGAATCGTTGGAGATGTTTCGAACAAATTGCAAGCCATGTCTTCAAGTCACATTACGAGTCCATTTGGAATTGATGTTCGTGTTAGCAAAGTTGAGTCTTTGTTAGATATGGAGTCTCTAAATGTTCTCATTGTAGGGATATGGGGAATGGGTGGTATCGGTAAGACAACAATTGCTGAAGCTGTGTCCAACAAGGTTCGTTCTCGATTTGATGGATTCTTTTTTGCAAACTTCAGGCAAGAAATAAAAGCACGTCCCATGGCTGATTTGCAAAGAAGATTTCTGTCACAGCTGCTTGGCCAAGAAATTCTGGAAATTGGCTCCTTGAGTTTTCGAGATACTCGTGTGGGGGATAGACTTTGTCGTAAAAAGGTTTTTATTGTTCTAGATGATGTGGATGATTTGGGAGAATGGGAAGATTTGCTTAATGGACGAAACAGTTCATTTGGTTCGGGCAGTAAAATTCTCATAACAAGTAGGGACAAGCAAGTACTCAATAATATAGTTGATGAGACATATGAGGTTAAGGGGTTGAACTATGAAGACGCTATTCAACTCTTTAGCTCAAAAGCCTTGAATAGTTGCATCCCCACAATTGATCAAAGACGCTTGATAGAACAGATTGCAAGGCATGTACAAGGCAATCCGTTGGCTCTTAAAGTTTTGGGTTCCTCTTTCTATGGTAAAAGAATCGAAGAATGGCACAGTGCATTGAGTAAACTAGCTCAGGACACTCGAATCGAAAAGGCGTTGAGAATTAGTTACGATGGGTTGGATTCAGAACAAAAATCCATATTTCTTGACATAGCACATTTCTTCAGAGGATGGCGGCAAGACAAAGCAACAAGAATATTAGATTGCCTTTATGGTCGGTCTGTGATTTTCGATAAAAACTTGCTCATTAATAAGTGTCTCATAAGTACTGCAGCTGATTGCTTTTATCGTGACAACATAGAAATGCATGATTTACTACAAGAAATGGCATTTAACATTGTTCGTGCAGAATCTGAGTTTCCTGGCGAGCGTAGCAGGTTATGTCATCCTCCTGACGTCGTTCATGTATTGGAGGAAAATAAG ggaactcaaaaaattaaaggcatATCTTTGGACACGTCCATGTTAGCGAGACATATACACTTGAAATCTGATGCCTTCGCAATGATGGATGGTCTTAGATTTCTCAATTTGTATCGCGGTGGTTCCTCCCAAGAATATAAAATGCAGCTTCCTCCTACTGAGCTGAGATATTTGCGATGGGATGGATTCCCTTCGAAATCCTTGCCCCCATCTTTTCGTGCTGAACACCTTGTCGAGCTTGACCTATGCGGAAGCAAGCTTGTAACACTTTGGACCGGAGTAAAG GATGTTggtaatttaagaaaaattaacctATCTGGCTCTCCATATTTAACGGGATTGCCAGATCTATCAATGGCCAAAAATTTAGAGTGCTGTAATCTTACGTCCTGTTTGTTTTCGCTCgcgtttcaaaattaa